CAGGCACCACAAGCACTGCACTGCCCCGCCCACTTTGTATAGTCAGCGCCACATTCATTGCACACATAGGCAGTTTTGCGTTTAGCAGCCAAGGTTATTCCCCCAAAGCGTCACCCAGTCAAATTGGCACACAGTTTACCCCTTATCTCCCTTCAGAGGGCAGCGCTTAACAGACAGATATGACTCTCCTTTACCCAAGTGGTGTATTGGCACTTTTTCCCACTTTCTCTGGGATCTGCGCGATTGATCTAGATCAATTCTTCGTATTTTCACCGGGCTAATATCCGGCGCGTCTCGCCTCCTCCTATAGGCAGAGTCACTACAACATCACCGACTACTCAAAACAGGAAGTAAATATGTCGTCTACTACTCTTCGCAGTGCGCTTCTCGCACTCGTCATGGCCTCGACGTCCGCCCTGGCAGCAGATCACGAAGTTAAGATGCTGAACCAGGGCAAGGACGGCATGATGACTTTCGAACCCGCGTTCCTAAACGTTGCAGTGGGCGATACTGTCACCTTCCTGCCCACCGATATGGCACACAACAGCCGTTCCGTACTCTCCCCAGCCGAGGGCGACAGTTGGAATGGCAGCATGGGTGAGAAAGTCAGTGTGACCTTGAATAAGGAAGGCGTTTACCTGTACCAGTGCGATCCGCACCTGCCCTTGGGCATGGTCGGTGTAATTCAGGTAGGCCAGGCCGGCAACCTGGAAGATGCCAAGAAACACGCTCAAGGAATGAGTGAACGTATCGCCGTCAACAAGGAGCGCCTCAGCCAGTACCTTGACCTAATTAAATAAGAGAGGCCGCGGCGTGGACATTTTATTTGAGCAAGGCCCTCACCTGGTTGCGCGTTTCTGCGATCTGGTTAAAGAACAGAATGGCAGCGATGGAGTGCAGGCCAACCAGTTTGTGATTCGCCGCGGCACCCAAGGTGCGCTGATTGATCCCGGCGGTGATCTCACCTACACACCCCTAACCATTGAACTCAGCCGCCACCTGAACCTGAGCGATCTGGAATATATCCTGGCCTCGCACCAGGACCCGGACATCATTGCCTCACTGCCACGCTGGATGCTGCACTCGCGCTGCAAGGTAGCGGTATCCAAACTGTGGTCGCGCTTCCTGCCCCACCTAGTGTCTGGCTTTGTCGCCTCACGTGCCGGTAGTGAACGTTGGCAGGACCGTATCATTCCCATCAGTGACAAGGGCGAGGTGCTGCCTTTTGCCGACAGCGAAATCTGGGCCCTGCCCGCACACTTTATGCACTCCTGCGGCAACTTCAGTTTCTACGATCCAGTTAGCCGCATCCTGTTTTCCGGTGACGTGGGCGCCTCTCTCGGTGGAGAGGAGGGCGAAGTCATCGATTTTGATGCGCATATTCCATCCATGGAAGGTTTCCACCAGCGCTATATGGGAGGCAACTGGGCCTGCCGTCTGTGGGTGAAAATGGTGCGAGAACTGAACCCAGCCATGATTGTGCCTCAACACGGCGGGTATTTTGCCTCTGAGGAAGTTAAGGGAGGCTTCCTGAGCTGGTTGGAGCGATTGGAATGTGGACCCGATCTGCTGCGACATCAGGACTATCGCTTGCCGCTGAGGAAACCCTAAAGACCAGTCTAAAGGACAGTCTTTACAAGCGATAACCCTGTAGGCTCCGAATCAATACAGGCATAAAACCAAGGGAGAGCGGGACGCTTTCCCTTAACCTCCTCCACCCTCCCGCTGTGCTTGCACCCCCTGCTGCCCACACATACACTGACCGGCATACTTCTCCTGGGCTGCTTTATGTATATTGCCTACCTTCGCACCTTGCTGCTGATACTCCTGCTGGCCTTTGCCGGCCTGGCATCGGCCGTGCCCTGTGCGGAACCTGCAGATATGCTGAGCATGGAAAGCAGCGAACAGGGCCACTGCGAAGCGGATAAAGCCGATGATTGCCACAGTGAGCACCGCGGTGACTGTGGTATCGAATGCGGCTGCTGCCTGGGATTGAGCAATAGCCTCGCCGTAATCTCCGCCAATATCCCGAATTTTTCGCGGCCAATTTCCCTGGCAACTGCCCACACAGTATTTAAACCTTCCCCCGACCCGGAAAGCACCCTGCGGCCTCCTATTGCCACCTGAGCCTCGGCTCCAGCAGTAAACTTCGCCGATAAATCTTTTTTGCCCGCCACTAGCTGCACCTATGCTGCGCTGACGATGTGGTGGGTCAGTTGATATGAATGACAGGAGTAATTCCATGTACCGATCTTTTTTAGCCGCAATTGCCGCGCTTGTTACCACATTAGCCCTCAGTGCTTGTGCCGAACCCACCGAGCCCAAAGAACCTCAAGCGCAGAACTTAACGACCTATAAATCCGCTACCTGTGGCTGCTGCAAAGTTTGGGTGGACCACGCTCGCAACAGCGGCTTCAAAGTGGTGGCAAAGGATGTCGATGACCTCAACGGCGTCAAAAAACAGCACGGAATCGAACCCCGCTACCAGTCTTGCCACACCAGTGTGTCCAAGGAAGGCTATGTTTTCGAAGGGCATGTGCCAGCCAAGCTGATTCAGCAATTTTTGCAAAGTCCGCCTAAGGGTGCGCTGGGGCTGGCTGTGCCCGGTATGCCTCTCGGAAGCCCTGGCATGGAGATGGGCGATCGCTTTACCCCCTACCAGGTAATGCAGTTAAACAAGGACGGCAGCAGCGTGGTTTATACAGAAATCAACGCGGCCGGAGAACAGTTCTGAGGACTGTCGATGACAAAACCTCCGCGGTGCGGCTCGGTTTCGCGCCGCACCTTTGTAACCGGAATCAGCGCCGGCATGGCCCTCCTGGGCCTGCCCGGCTCCCCTACCCCCGCCAGGGCGCGAGTCCCGCCTCCCACGACTTTAACTGGCGAGAATTTCTCCCTGCAGGTAGACCAAAGGGCAGTCAACCTGACCGGACAACCCCGCAACGCAATTTCAGTTAACGATTCTATTCCCGGCCCAATCCTGCACTGGCACGAGGGGCAAACTGTCACTCTCAATGTCCTTAACCAATTAGATAAAAACACTTCGATTCACTGGTATGGCATCAGGGTGCCCAATCCTATGAATGGTGTACCAGGGCTCAATTTCTCCGGTATTAGGCCCGGGGAAAATTTTCGATACCGCTTTAAAGTCACACAAAGCGGAACTTACTGGTATCACAGTCACTCCGGCTTCCAGAGGCAGCAGGGACTCTACGGTGCTATCGTCATCAATCCAGCTGGGGGAGAGCCGGTGACCTATGACCGGGACTATGTAGTGTTGCTCTCCGATTGGAGCGATGAATCCCCCCAGCGGATTTATTCAAACCTGAAGAAAGATGGCCACTATTACAACCGGCGCCGCCACCGCACCACCACAGATCTCTGGCGAGATGTACGCGCGAAAGGCATAGAGCAAACCTGGCGTGAACGACACCCATGGAACTTCGCAGGCATGTCTGATCGAGATGTGTCTGATGTCACAGGCTACACCTACAGCTACCTGATCAATGGACAAACTCCGGAAGACAATTGGACTGCCCTATTTACCCCAGGTGAGATAGTACGGCTGCGTTTTATCAACGCCTCTGCCATGACAATCTTCGACCTACGCATTCCCGATCTGGATATGACCGTGGTGACTGCTGATGGCCAGAATATTCAGCCGGTGAGAGTAGATGAATTCCGCCTAGGTACTGGGGAAACCTACGATGTGGTAGTTAGGCCCAGTGGCGACAGAGCCTACACCCTTTTTGCCCAGGCGATCGATCGCGGCGGTTACGCTCGCGGTACCTTAACGCCCGCTCAGAGTCTTTCTGCCGAAGTTCCCCCCATGGATCCAATCCCTATTCTCGATAAGCGCGATATGGGATTCACCCGTGCCAGTGGTGCTAGAGCTGCTGATAGACAGTCCACTGCAGAAGAAGGCAATGCCAAACTGGCCCCCGCTGGCCTGGGAAGCCATAGCCCCATCATCCACCAGCCAACAGAAAAAGGCCATGGCGTAGCCCTGCGCGCGCTCGCGCCCCAAAATGGAATGGATGATCCCGGTGTTGGACTCCGTGAACACCAGCAGCGCTACAACCGCCGCATCCTAACCTACAGGGATCTTCGCAGTCTCACACCATCATTAGACCAGCGCCAACCGCAGCGAGAACTACAACTACATCTCACCGGTAATCCAGCTCGTTACCTATGGTCCATTGACGGTGTTAAATATAAAAACGCCACACCAATATTATTGGCTTATGGCGAGCGTCTACGTATCACTCTGGTGAACGACACCCTACTCACCCAGCCCATGCACCTGCACGGTTTATGGAGTGAGTTGGAAACTGGTGACGGACAGTATCTACCACGCAAGCACACGGTGATGGTGCAGCCCGGTGCCAAGATCAGTTACCTGGTAAATGCCGATAACCGGGGGCGCTGGGCATTACACTGCCAAATGCTTTATCGCACATACGGTATTTTCCGAGAGGTGCGCGTGGTATGAGGCGCACCCTCTGTACCAAAGCGGCAGTGATAATAGTTGTTACCCTGTGCTTGCAACTGGGTTTTCAAGCAGCTAAAGCGCAAAATCGGGAAGACCAGCACCACAGCTTCCAAGCCCCCTCAGAAGGTTCAGTCGCTGGAGAGGACAATGGTATGGCCGGGGAGGGGGACAAGCCGGTAGCCAAACTCAGCCTTGACCAATTCGAACGGCGCGGTATGAACGGCGCGGCAATCGAAGGCGATTTCAGTTATGGAGATGACGTCAATAAAGTAGTGCTGGAAGTAGACTTTGAGCGGGGAGGAGGAGAAACGGAAAAAAATGAGCGATGGCTGGTCTACAGCCGATCCATTTCCAAAGATTGGAATTTCCTCGCCGGCTTCCGACACGACCTACAGCGGGAAACTACCAGCCGCAATTGGCTGGCGATTGGGCTGGTTGGAGAAACCCCTTACTCATTAGAAATGGATGCAGTGCTATTTCTGGGAAGGAACGGCAGTACAGCTTTTCGTCTGGAAGGGGAATATGATGCAAAGCTCGCAGAAAAAGTGAGCCTTATTCCGCGCCTGGAGCTGAATTTCTTTGGCCAAAATGATGAAATCGCTGGCAGTGGCAGCGGATTGTCTCAAATAGAAATAGGCTTGCGCCTACTCTACGAAATTCACCCTAAATTTTCCCCCTATATCGGCGTTCACCATGAACGAGTTGTGGGCAATGCCGCAGATTTTGCCCGTGAAGAAGGGGAAAAGGTATATAGCACCGTATGGGTTGTCGGTTTTCGCGCCTGGTTTTAGCTCCCGGTTCTATAAAAAATTCTGTTCACAACAAACTATCCGCCAATTAAATGCAGCAGGAAACCAGAATTTTTCTTGGCTTACATTCGTAATTCACACTTTTTCTTAGGGTTCATTAATAGAGAGATTTTATCAAATTTGAAAGATTAGAAAGGCAATATGCTTATACTGGTAAACATTCCTTACAACAAGCAAACTCAAAATTTTTTAAAATGGCAGAATACAGAAACAACTTCTATTAAGTGTATGAAATTATTACATCAGGAAAAAATGGTATAGAAAGGGCAAAAAGTGTCGTACATAAACACTTCAGCTCTTGACTTTATTCACTCACCATATCTGCAGCAAGATTTCTCCTCATTGAACCTCATAGGTCGCACCAAGCCTATATGGGGTAAACGGGAGTCCAGACGATACGCAAGTGAAATTCTTCTACGTAAAGTATCAATAACTCCAGCGATTACTATTTCCTTACTAATGGGGATGCTGGCTATCGAAGGACAATCCCAAGAGGATTTACATCATGGCCTTCAGTATCACTCCACATCTGGAAGTAACAATGATGCAACCCTAGGAGAAGACAAACCCATCGCCAAGCTCAGCCTTGATCAATTTGAATTACAAGGTAATAACGGAGCCACCATTGAGGGGGACATCAGCTATGGTACAGACCAAAGCAAGCTATCCGCAGAAGTAGACTACGAGCGCTCCAACGGGGAGACCGAGGAGAATGAGCTATGGGGCATTTACAGCCACGCAGTTTCTGCTAATTGGAATATTCTCGCAGGAATTCGTCATGATTTTTACCTGGAGAATACCAGCCGCAATTGGTTTGCAATTGGTATTATTGGCGAGACCCCCTACTCATTTGAAATGGACGCTGTATTTTTCCTTGGTAGAAGCGGCAGCACTGCCCTTCGCATAGAAGGAGTTTATACATTTAAACTCTCAGAAAAGTTCAGTTTAGCACCCCGTGCAGAATTTGATTTTTTTGGGCAAAATGACAAAAATTCAGACGGAGGATCTGGTCTATCTGAAATAGAAATTGGCATACGTTTACGCTATGAACTTCATCCGAAATTCTCCCCTTATATTGGCATACATCAATATCGCAATATCGGAAAAACTGCAGACTTTGAACGCGAAGAGGGAGAAAAAGTATACGATACCGTGTGGGTTCTGGGGTTTCGAGCTTGGTTATAAACCAAAGATCACTCCCCCTTAGCGAACATTGGCACTATTAAAATAGCGGCACCTCTGAAAATTTACCATTTTCACCCTATGAACCTTAAATCTTTATGTGCCCAACATCAAACAAGATGGCAAGAATAATTCGCAGAGGTGCAAAAAAGGTCAGCCAAGCAGCTAAAGCGTTAATCTTCTTTAAATATTTCCCTAATTCCGAAATTGTAACCCACCACTGGAACCGTTAGGTGATTCTCCCCCTTAAATACTTTTTTCGACAATTTAAGGCTAGGATAATTGCGCGAATCTAACCTGCGCACAAGTTGTTTCATGTCCTTCACCATAAACCCTTCTTCCTTACCGACAAACATGAATATATGCTTATCCATATCTGTATTATATCCCGCATAATATCGTTCCTTGGCAAGGATCACTTTATCATCCCACCAGACACTAGGGCTTGCTATGATGTAACGATGAAAGCTATCTGGCTGAGTAAACAAAGTATGAAGAGCAAACAATCCCCCTAAAGAATGCCCCATAAAGGTCTGATCCTGTTGATCAGCAGGGAAAGTATTGTTAATAAAGGGCTTTAACTCTTTGTTAATAAACTCAAGAAACTGATTCGCACCACCCCCCTGAACTTCCCCATCCATATCCACAGCAGTTGGCGTCAAATCGAGACGCCGCAACTTTCCCAAACTATCATCAACATAATCAATGCCCACAAAAATAAAAGCCGGAATCTTTCCTGTTACACTCTGCTTGAAGA
The DNA window shown above is from Microbulbifer variabilis and carries:
- a CDS encoding pseudoazurin, with product MSSTTLRSALLALVMASTSALAADHEVKMLNQGKDGMMTFEPAFLNVAVGDTVTFLPTDMAHNSRSVLSPAEGDSWNGSMGEKVSVTLNKEGVYLYQCDPHLPLGMVGVIQVGQAGNLEDAKKHAQGMSERIAVNKERLSQYLDLIK
- a CDS encoding MBL fold metallo-hydrolase; the protein is MDILFEQGPHLVARFCDLVKEQNGSDGVQANQFVIRRGTQGALIDPGGDLTYTPLTIELSRHLNLSDLEYILASHQDPDIIASLPRWMLHSRCKVAVSKLWSRFLPHLVSGFVASRAGSERWQDRIIPISDKGEVLPFADSEIWALPAHFMHSCGNFSFYDPVSRILFSGDVGASLGGEEGEVIDFDAHIPSMEGFHQRYMGGNWACRLWVKMVRELNPAMIVPQHGGYFASEEVKGGFLSWLERLECGPDLLRHQDYRLPLRKP
- a CDS encoding DUF411 domain-containing protein, translated to MYRSFLAAIAALVTTLALSACAEPTEPKEPQAQNLTTYKSATCGCCKVWVDHARNSGFKVVAKDVDDLNGVKKQHGIEPRYQSCHTSVSKEGYVFEGHVPAKLIQQFLQSPPKGALGLAVPGMPLGSPGMEMGDRFTPYQVMQLNKDGSSVVYTEINAAGEQF
- a CDS encoding copper resistance system multicopper oxidase, yielding MTKPPRCGSVSRRTFVTGISAGMALLGLPGSPTPARARVPPPTTLTGENFSLQVDQRAVNLTGQPRNAISVNDSIPGPILHWHEGQTVTLNVLNQLDKNTSIHWYGIRVPNPMNGVPGLNFSGIRPGENFRYRFKVTQSGTYWYHSHSGFQRQQGLYGAIVINPAGGEPVTYDRDYVVLLSDWSDESPQRIYSNLKKDGHYYNRRRHRTTTDLWRDVRAKGIEQTWRERHPWNFAGMSDRDVSDVTGYTYSYLINGQTPEDNWTALFTPGEIVRLRFINASAMTIFDLRIPDLDMTVVTADGQNIQPVRVDEFRLGTGETYDVVVRPSGDRAYTLFAQAIDRGGYARGTLTPAQSLSAEVPPMDPIPILDKRDMGFTRASGARAADRQSTAEEGNAKLAPAGLGSHSPIIHQPTEKGHGVALRALAPQNGMDDPGVGLREHQQRYNRRILTYRDLRSLTPSLDQRQPQRELQLHLTGNPARYLWSIDGVKYKNATPILLAYGERLRITLVNDTLLTQPMHLHGLWSELETGDGQYLPRKHTVMVQPGAKISYLVNADNRGRWALHCQMLYRTYGIFREVRVV
- a CDS encoding copper resistance protein B, with amino-acid sequence MRRTLCTKAAVIIVVTLCLQLGFQAAKAQNREDQHHSFQAPSEGSVAGEDNGMAGEGDKPVAKLSLDQFERRGMNGAAIEGDFSYGDDVNKVVLEVDFERGGGETEKNERWLVYSRSISKDWNFLAGFRHDLQRETTSRNWLAIGLVGETPYSLEMDAVLFLGRNGSTAFRLEGEYDAKLAEKVSLIPRLELNFFGQNDEIAGSGSGLSQIEIGLRLLYEIHPKFSPYIGVHHERVVGNAADFAREEGEKVYSTVWVVGFRAWF
- a CDS encoding copper resistance protein B translates to MSYINTSALDFIHSPYLQQDFSSLNLIGRTKPIWGKRESRRYASEILLRKVSITPAITISLLMGMLAIEGQSQEDLHHGLQYHSTSGSNNDATLGEDKPIAKLSLDQFELQGNNGATIEGDISYGTDQSKLSAEVDYERSNGETEENELWGIYSHAVSANWNILAGIRHDFYLENTSRNWFAIGIIGETPYSFEMDAVFFLGRSGSTALRIEGVYTFKLSEKFSLAPRAEFDFFGQNDKNSDGGSGLSEIEIGIRLRYELHPKFSPYIGIHQYRNIGKTADFEREEGEKVYDTVWVLGFRAWL
- a CDS encoding alpha/beta hydrolase; its protein translation is MRILLSTIVFILVVSVRAVSAGTAEPVSFTRGEILSFHYQSDLLARQYQIDVLLPKEYDPENDTVQYPVVYMVDGYLDFPMMAPNFFKQSVTGKIPAFIFVGIDYVDDSLGKLRRLDLTPTAVDMDGEVQGGGANQFLEFINKELKPFINNTFPADQQDQTFMGHSLGGLFALHTLFTQPDSFHRYIIASPSVWWDDKVILAKERYYAGYNTDMDKHIFMFVGKEEGFMVKDMKQLVRRLDSRNYPSLKLSKKVFKGENHLTVPVVGYNFGIREIFKED